In the genome of Salinispirillum sp. LH 10-3-1, one region contains:
- a CDS encoding AMP-binding protein: MEMFDLLAQRARVSPTHLAVEDLGTGRTFTYTELNREAAAFATAALTDWGLSAGDRIAYLGHSRAEFFAFLFGCAKAGLVLVPLNWRLAPPELEVLLHDCAPQALVYTAAFSATVHTLAAAHPTMTLVALDATDEDAEQLAQLAPASLTANRFTRSYQADLNAVEPDVSAYPPRDPDAPWYLLYTSGTTGRPKGVIQTFRMMLANYFNIGLSVALTREDVLLNVLPLFHTGGINLFSTGVLLVGGTVLIAPSFEPDQAIEVLSTRATLFFGVPAVYQTLLEHPDFSGEKVSAVRSWSCGGAALALPVAQRFVDMGIQVRTGFGMTETGPAVFLLEADRVLDKIGSVGVPQLLAEVRLVDPSGNDILDQRAGEMLVRGPGITPGYWRQPDATQQAIDADGWLRTGDIARRDSDGYYYIVDRCKDMFISGGENVYPAEVEQVLLHHPDIKEAAVIGVRDERWGEVGRAFVVCHSDLAPEPEAIKQYCRQHLAGYKIPHSIAIVPTLPRNALGKITKQELRDATV; the protein is encoded by the coding sequence ATGGAGATGTTTGACCTGCTGGCCCAGCGTGCCCGCGTATCACCCACTCATTTGGCCGTGGAAGACTTGGGCACCGGGCGTACCTTTACGTACACAGAACTGAACCGCGAAGCCGCGGCGTTCGCGACTGCTGCGCTGACCGATTGGGGATTGTCAGCGGGTGATCGTATTGCTTATCTGGGCCACAGCCGAGCGGAATTTTTCGCTTTCTTATTTGGCTGTGCGAAAGCCGGCTTGGTCCTGGTGCCCCTCAATTGGCGCCTGGCCCCACCCGAACTCGAGGTTTTGCTGCACGATTGCGCACCACAAGCCTTAGTTTACACCGCCGCCTTTTCCGCTACCGTGCACACTCTGGCGGCGGCGCACCCGACCATGACATTGGTAGCTCTAGACGCCACCGATGAAGATGCCGAGCAACTGGCACAGCTTGCGCCAGCAAGCCTTACCGCCAATCGATTCACGCGCAGCTATCAAGCGGATCTCAACGCGGTTGAGCCGGACGTAAGTGCCTACCCACCGCGCGACCCAGATGCACCGTGGTATTTGCTCTACACCTCTGGCACCACGGGACGCCCCAAGGGCGTCATCCAGACCTTCCGCATGATGCTGGCGAATTATTTCAATATTGGCTTGTCGGTCGCACTGACCCGAGAAGACGTATTGCTCAACGTCTTGCCGCTGTTCCATACCGGAGGCATCAACCTGTTCTCGACGGGCGTGCTGCTGGTGGGTGGAACCGTGTTGATCGCGCCATCCTTCGAGCCTGACCAAGCCATTGAGGTATTGTCTACCCGCGCCACGCTGTTTTTTGGCGTACCTGCGGTGTACCAAACGTTATTGGAACACCCTGACTTTTCCGGCGAAAAAGTATCGGCCGTGCGCTCTTGGAGCTGCGGCGGTGCAGCGCTTGCCTTGCCCGTCGCCCAACGATTTGTTGATATGGGCATTCAGGTACGTACAGGTTTCGGCATGACCGAAACAGGACCGGCGGTGTTTCTATTAGAGGCCGACCGCGTACTCGATAAAATTGGCTCCGTCGGCGTACCCCAATTGCTGGCTGAAGTGCGCTTGGTAGACCCCTCCGGTAACGACATTCTTGACCAGCGAGCGGGTGAAATGCTGGTGCGCGGCCCAGGCATTACACCCGGCTATTGGCGCCAGCCCGATGCCACACAGCAAGCCATTGATGCTGATGGTTGGCTGAGAACCGGCGATATTGCCCGCCGCGACAGCGACGGATATTACTACATTGTTGATCGCTGCAAAGACATGTTCATTTCCGGCGGCGAAAACGTGTATCCAGCCGAGGTCGAGCAAGTACTGCTGCATCATCCTGACATCAAAGAAGCCGCCGTCATCGGCGTCAGGGACGAGCGCTGGGGCGAAGTGGGCCGAGCTTTCGTGGTGTGTCATAGCGACTTAGCGCCCGAACCCGAAGCCATCAAACAATACTGTCGACAACACCTTGCCGGATACAAAATCCCGCATTCTATTGCCATTGTGCCGACGCTGCCGCGCAACGCGCTGGGCAAGATTACCAAACAGGAGTTACGCGATGCTACCGTTTGA
- a CDS encoding TetR/AcrR family transcriptional regulator translates to MTSTKLSARASERPTKDPKVPRKPKTARGQRTRLRILAAAEECFGTLGYHQAGISDITRVAGVALGSFYSYFEGKEEAMRELIKEMGHNLRAHLAQSVEGATDRIDAETRGLRAFLEYVQSNPWMYRVLQEVQFVDEDIYREYYETFSEAYGNMLAEATQAGELRPGNNQIRNWALMGMSHFLGMRFGLWKDDVPMDEIVATMADLLRHGLANPDDRQHGS, encoded by the coding sequence ATGACATCAACAAAATTAAGCGCTCGGGCCAGCGAGCGCCCGACCAAAGATCCTAAAGTGCCGCGCAAGCCTAAAACTGCTCGCGGGCAACGCACACGGTTGCGTATTCTCGCGGCGGCCGAAGAGTGCTTTGGCACCCTGGGTTACCATCAGGCCGGCATCAGCGACATCACCCGAGTGGCTGGTGTAGCACTGGGTTCTTTTTACTCCTATTTCGAAGGAAAAGAAGAAGCTATGCGCGAACTCATCAAGGAAATGGGCCACAACCTGCGTGCGCACCTTGCGCAGAGTGTAGAGGGCGCTACCGATAGAATCGACGCCGAAACCCGCGGTCTGCGGGCATTTCTTGAATATGTGCAAAGCAACCCGTGGATGTACCGCGTACTGCAGGAAGTTCAGTTCGTCGACGAAGACATTTACCGTGAATACTATGAAACCTTCAGTGAGGCGTACGGCAATATGTTAGCCGAAGCCACTCAGGCAGGAGAGCTTCGCCCCGGCAACAACCAGATCAGAAACTGGGCCTTAATGGGTATGTCGCACTTTCTCGGTATGCGCTTCGGCCTGTGGAAAGACGATGTACCCATGGATGAAATTGTCGCCACCATGGCCGATTTACTGCGCCACGGATTGGCCAACCCAGACGACCGCCAACACGGATCATGA
- a CDS encoding alpha/beta hydrolase: MTTALNTQLADWLDKLNRITRQQRSAGSEPTPISAREGLANMTSTLVTRKPVLPWIADALVQGDDYAVPVRIYDPDPTIAKPVCIYIHGGGHIAGGVSVYDPICRKLAASSHQLVVSVEYRLAPECPYPSGLNDCRTVVMHLWDTLDRLQRHVIRELTVVGDSGGGALTATLSAQLQDAPERLIDRQILIYPNLDYTLNHASIDDLAEGYMLEKRRIQWYYELYFQHQEDRRAVSPLNMPVTSRLPETLIITAGYCPLKDEAIAYLAQLEAHGVASQHLHFPDLLHAFLNMEDLIKNDCKQAYDAMARFMNSNQAIREASKG, encoded by the coding sequence ATGACAACCGCATTAAATACCCAACTAGCCGACTGGCTGGACAAATTAAACCGCATTACCCGCCAGCAGCGGTCTGCGGGCTCAGAACCTACGCCCATCAGTGCTCGCGAAGGTCTTGCCAACATGACATCGACCTTGGTGACGCGCAAGCCTGTACTCCCATGGATTGCTGACGCTTTGGTCCAGGGCGATGATTACGCCGTACCCGTGCGTATTTACGACCCGGACCCCACGATCGCCAAGCCGGTGTGTATTTATATTCATGGCGGCGGTCATATTGCGGGCGGCGTCAGCGTTTACGATCCTATATGCCGTAAACTGGCGGCCAGCAGCCATCAACTGGTGGTGTCGGTTGAGTATCGCCTAGCGCCAGAATGCCCTTACCCCAGTGGCCTGAACGACTGCCGCACTGTCGTCATGCACCTATGGGATACCCTGGATCGCTTACAGCGTCACGTTATTCGAGAGCTGACGGTAGTGGGTGATTCGGGTGGAGGCGCCTTGACAGCCACCTTGAGTGCTCAATTGCAGGACGCTCCGGAGCGGTTGATAGACCGGCAGATATTGATCTACCCCAATTTGGACTACACCTTAAACCATGCGTCGATAGACGACCTGGCCGAAGGGTACATGTTGGAGAAACGTCGCATTCAGTGGTACTACGAACTGTATTTTCAGCATCAAGAAGATCGGCGTGCAGTATCACCGCTGAACATGCCCGTCACCAGCCGACTGCCTGAAACGCTCATCATTACTGCAGGCTACTGCCCACTCAAAGACGAGGCCATAGCTTATCTGGCGCAACTTGAAGCGCACGGTGTGGCGAGCCAACACCTGCACTTTCCTGACTTACTGCATGCTTTCTTAAATATGGAAGACCTGATCAAAAATGACTGCAAGCAGGCCTACGATGCTATGGCTCGATTTATGAACTCAAATCAAGCGATACGAGAGGCATCAAAAGGTTGA
- a CDS encoding MaoC/PaaZ C-terminal domain-containing protein → MLPFDTPITHTVTTRLSQADFDQFARLSGDDNPIHVDPIFAASTVFGATVSHGMLLFSLVRGVVQQHFPNSRLRHQDLMFANPAYADETLTIQLRSMPATPSSLTLNTEIRKANGTLCLEGQCTLTLPTEDLA, encoded by the coding sequence ATGCTACCGTTTGACACGCCCATCACTCACACCGTGACAACCCGTTTGTCGCAGGCTGACTTTGACCAATTCGCGCGCCTCAGCGGTGACGACAACCCCATTCATGTTGATCCGATATTTGCTGCGTCTACCGTGTTTGGCGCCACGGTCTCGCACGGCATGCTGCTGTTCAGCTTGGTGCGGGGCGTTGTACAGCAGCACTTTCCAAACTCCAGGTTGCGGCATCAAGACTTGATGTTCGCCAACCCGGCTTACGCCGATGAAACGCTGACCATTCAATTGCGTTCGATGCCTGCAACACCGTCTTCGCTGACGCTCAACACCGAAATTCGCAAGGCCAATGGCACCCTGTGCCTTGAAGGCCAATGCACGCTCACCCTGCCAACGGAGGATCTGGCATGA
- a CDS encoding nitroreductase family protein, which translates to MTTSTLQQLLTRSSMAKLAEPGPSEEELKQILHAGLLAPDHAYLRPARLTVVSGEGLKRLGDLLAQAAMAEDTEVTAEQLEKIRLKPMRAPLIIVVGCRVKSHGKVPEIEQVASTAAAVSLMQVAIDALGYGSMWRTGAMAYSGIVKRAFGLSSQDHLIGFLYVGTAVKEPKKRADVLWDERVSTF; encoded by the coding sequence ATGACAACATCGACGCTACAACAACTATTGACGCGCTCCTCTATGGCAAAACTAGCCGAGCCGGGCCCATCGGAAGAAGAATTGAAGCAGATTCTGCATGCGGGTTTGTTGGCGCCCGACCATGCTTATTTACGCCCAGCTCGACTCACCGTTGTATCGGGCGAAGGACTAAAGCGTTTGGGTGATTTATTGGCGCAGGCTGCCATGGCTGAAGACACCGAGGTGACGGCTGAGCAGTTGGAAAAGATTCGCCTTAAACCGATGCGAGCGCCGCTGATTATTGTAGTTGGGTGCCGCGTTAAGAGTCATGGCAAGGTGCCCGAAATCGAGCAGGTGGCTTCAACCGCGGCGGCGGTTTCATTGATGCAGGTAGCCATTGATGCGTTAGGCTACGGCAGTATGTGGCGCACCGGCGCGATGGCCTACAGTGGTATCGTTAAGCGTGCGTTTGGCCTGTCATCGCAAGACCATCTGATCGGCTTTCTGTACGTTGGCACCGCAGTGAAAGAACCTAAGAAGCGCGCCGACGTGCTGTGGGACGAGAGGGTATCAACCTTTTGA
- a CDS encoding enoyl-CoA hydratase/isomerase family protein produces the protein MTNLVRITYETMPCLQGQCTVATLTLNRPERANALVPELVHQLLHALEDVRDQTPDVLVLQAAGKTFSTGGDVTAFYQQPNAVRAEYASALVGSLHDAILALTQLPCPTVAKVHGLVTGGSLGLVLACDVVIGTWEAQFAPWYARVGFAPDGGWTALLPERIGRTRSLDLLLTNRTLAAEEAHHLGLLTYLVSATELTEATHEVVQQITTGYRSSHRHTLTLMRPEPIQLAAKLRAEQHLFCQQIMTPDADHGMAAFLTT, from the coding sequence ATGACGAACTTGGTGCGCATCACCTACGAAACCATGCCCTGCCTGCAGGGCCAGTGCACGGTGGCAACGTTAACACTGAACCGCCCAGAGCGCGCTAACGCATTGGTGCCCGAACTGGTTCACCAATTACTGCACGCGTTAGAGGACGTACGCGACCAGACCCCGGATGTACTCGTGTTGCAGGCCGCCGGAAAGACCTTCTCGACCGGCGGCGACGTTACAGCCTTTTATCAGCAACCCAACGCGGTGCGCGCAGAGTATGCGTCTGCTCTGGTCGGCAGTCTGCACGATGCCATTTTGGCCTTAACACAATTACCCTGCCCCACGGTGGCAAAAGTCCACGGACTGGTCACCGGTGGCAGTTTGGGGTTGGTACTGGCGTGCGACGTGGTGATCGGCACCTGGGAAGCGCAGTTTGCGCCTTGGTATGCCCGCGTGGGTTTTGCCCCCGACGGCGGATGGACAGCCCTGCTGCCAGAGCGCATCGGTCGCACACGTTCTTTAGATCTGCTGCTGACCAACCGCACCTTGGCGGCTGAAGAAGCACACCATTTGGGGCTTTTAACCTACCTGGTTTCAGCCACCGAGCTGACCGAAGCCACCCATGAAGTCGTGCAACAAATCACCACCGGTTACCGCAGCAGCCACCGCCACACATTGACCTTGATGCGCCCTGAGCCCATCCAGTTGGCGGCCAAACTGCGCGCCGAGCAACACCTGTTTTGCCAACAAATTATGACGCCGGACGCCGACCACGGTATGGCCGCTTTTTTAACGACATGA